The Leadbetterella byssophila DSM 17132 DNA window ACCCCTGAATAGGTAAGGTCATCTAATTTGAGGGAGTTAAAATAGGCTGTGAAATTATCTGACGGTTTCCCTTCTACATTGACAATGGGGTCACCGTTCTGAGGGTTTAAACCATTCCAAGGAATACTGAATATAGCATCCAGCGATCGATTTAAAATAGGATTCTGCGATATATTATATGTATAAGACAGTACAGAGCTCACCCCTACCTGCTCATAGCGGGTTACCTTACTTCTGACAAAGCCTGTTAACAAGGTAGTTTGCCATCGCACAGTTCCTCGCGCATTTAGGGTATTGATTTCAAGGTCAGCACCCTGAGCTCTTAGACCGGCGTAGTTTATCAGGAAGAGCATAAAACTGTCATCCGTTTTATATCCTACCGTAGGATCAATCAAAGGGCTCCCTAAAAGATCCGAACTGCTTTTTATATAGTATTCAAATGTACCACTTACTCTTCGGTTAAATAGAGAAAAGTCTAATGCTAAATTCGTTGTCATTACTTTCTCCCAGCGAAGTTGTGGGTTACCTGGATTTCGAACAACTGCTTTCGGAAGTCCGGTAAGAGCATCTGTTAGATACCGGATGCTAGGTAAGGCTGTGGCTAACTTGTTCAGGTTTCCGCTTTGACCTACAGTAACCCTTAAATCCAGTTCGTCTACCTTCTCTGACTTCATAAAGGGTTCATTCTTCAGTTTCCAAAGCATCCCGGCAGACCATAGTGGAACCCCTCTCTGATTGGTCTTTACACCTAAAAGGTTGGAAGCATCCCATCGAAGGCTTCCGGATAAAATGTATTTTCCCTTAAAATCATAAGAAGAATTCATGTAAGAAGAGTAAAAACGGTCAATCAATTTCCCTGTTGCAAAATTTGGTTGTGGAATCCGCGCTGTTCCGAGAGGCCGAGTAGGATACAGGGTTGTATAGTCAATTAAATTATTATAAGTAAGTAGCTGACTATTGTAGCCATATAGCTCAAAGCCTGAAGTGGTAGTAATATGCTCTCTTAACTCTATACCGGATATAAAGTTTAATTTGCTCCTATTAAAAATTGGATTATATGAAATCTGGGTTCTGAGATTGTTTGAGGAGCCTTCACTATTTACTACGTTTAAGATATCGTTATAGGGGAAAGCCCTTGTCATATTGCTATTTGTATACCGGTTTACCAAATCTCTTACCTTATAGGAGTCTTTAAGGTTAAGGTTTTTCTCACCGGTTACAGTTTGCTGTGAATAGTATTTCAGATCTACAGCCAAAGCATTTGAAAGGTCAATCCTTGCTCCTAAATTTATTCTGAACTCTGATGCGTTGTTGGTATTACTCATCAGCCCTCTATCTTCGAGCGGCTTATACTCCCAGTTTAATAAGCCTTCGTTTACTGCATTTTCAGCAAAAGACAAAGAATGATTGTAAGGAATAGCCAGTGCATTTCCTAAATCGTCCTGTAAAGCTGCATAAGGGTACTTCTTCCCCTTGATATCACCTAATCCTATTCCATTTTGTTGGCGTTTAGATCGTGTGTATGCTAAACCGGCTGTGACCTCTACAAACTTGAGAGGGGTGAAATGATTGGAAAAATTAAGGGAATATCGCTCAAAATTATTTCCTATAATATTATCCATATTCTTGTCATAACCTCCTGAGACAAAGTATTTGTATTTTTTCCCTCCTCCCGTACTTCGTAGGGAATACTGGGCATTCAAACTACGTCGATACAGGTACTTTTCGGCTTCACGTCGGAGATCTGTATTTTTGTAGGTCGCAAGCTGATTATCTAATTCCTCTCTACTGATGATGCCTTTATCGTATTGGTTCCACAGTTCTACAGCGGGGGTTAATGCTCCCCGGTTGGGATCATTAATACTATTTTGAAAGAATTTTGTATCGTACAAATACTTTTCAACTTCTATAAAGGCCGCAGACTCCAGAAATGCATCACTATAGTAGAGGTCGGGTATAGGTTGAAAAGTTAAGTTGGTGGAAAAACTCAAAGTGGAAGGGGAATTATACTTTCCGCTTTTGGTAGTAATTACTATTACTCCGTTCCCGGCTTTTGCGCCCCAGATACTTGCCGC harbors:
- a CDS encoding SusC/RagA family TonB-linked outer membrane protein; this translates as MKRIFIWCIMHLFAYPCSGQYHFAGRVISSTEGTPLPDVYISLKTNQVLAVTDSLGTFRFTNAEKSIAVIMSKVGLLRKELILSGNSTAVDIEMEELTTELQEVTVSTGYQHLSKERATGSFTYIDNELLNRSVSTDIIGRLEGIVGSLQFDRRGINNAGNGNDYRGLRIRGIGTLNASTGPLIILDNFPFEGDVNSVNPNDIEAVSILKDAAAASIWGAKAGNGVIVITTKSGKYNSPSTLSFSTNLTFQPIPDLYYSDAFLESAAFIEVEKYLYDTKFFQNSINDPNRGALTPAVELWNQYDKGIISREELDNQLATYKNTDLRREAEKYLYRRSLNAQYSLRSTGGGKKYKYFVSGGYDKNMDNIIGNNFERYSLNFSNHFTPLKFVEVTAGLAYTRSKRQQNGIGLGDIKGKKYPYAALQDDLGNALAIPYNHSLSFAENAVNEGLLNWEYKPLEDRGLMSNTNNASEFRINLGARIDLSNALAVDLKYYSQQTVTGEKNLNLKDSYKVRDLVNRYTNSNMTRAFPYNDILNVVNSEGSSNNLRTQISYNPIFNRSKLNFISGIELREHITTTSGFELYGYNSQLLTYNNLIDYTTLYPTRPLGTARIPQPNFATGKLIDRFYSSYMNSSYDFKGKYILSGSLRWDASNLLGVKTNQRGVPLWSAGMLWKLKNEPFMKSEKVDELDLRVTVGQSGNLNKLATALPSIRYLTDALTGLPKAVVRNPGNPQLRWEKVMTTNLALDFSLFNRRVSGTFEYYIKSSSDLLGSPLIDPTVGYKTDDSFMLFLINYAGLRAQGADLEINTLNARGTVRWQTTLLTGFVRSKVTRYEQVGVSSVLSYTYNISQNPILNRSLDAIFSIPWNGLNPQNGDPIVNVEGKPSDNFTAYFNSLKLDDLTYSGVTIPPTFGSVRNTVSYKALSLSINLTWKAGYVFRKNSVNYYDLFSSGSGHSDFAKRWVKPGDEYSTDVPSMPAALNLHRDYVYLYSEALVESGDHIRIRDINIACDLKHKARQMKVFLYADNLGIIWKKTKSDRDPDYPIALFPPTKSVSLGVKVDLN